One window of Gilliamella sp. B3022 genomic DNA carries:
- the pncB gene encoding nicotinate phosphoribosyltransferase produces the protein MLPAIITSILDTDAYKLHMQQAVFHHYPDATVVAQFRCRSDDLLGHYADEIMYQVKLMESLSLTDDEFNYLSDIPFFKSDYLNWLKNWHFNSDLLTIKNEDGMLEISIEGKWLDVILWEVPLLAVISEIVHKARSPQIGVPEAIARLKDKLAQFNEKTANMDKSDFNLMDFGTRRRYSFAVQEAVVSYLKDNFENFHSTSNYLLAYRLGLTPVGTQAHEWFQAHQRLSPILKDCQKDALRVWLDEYPHDLDIALTDCITMDAFLRDFDHHFASCYQGLRHDSGDSIEWGEKAIKHYQKLGIDPKTKLLVFSDSLNFDKAIKIYNHFNHRVKLSFGIGGFLACDIPSTEVNTKALNIVIKLTQCNNQSVAKLSDSPGKTISQDLNFIDELKRTFNVKY, from the coding sequence ATGTTACCAGCAATAATTACATCAATTTTAGATACTGATGCATATAAGTTGCATATGCAACAAGCCGTTTTTCATCATTACCCTGATGCAACCGTCGTTGCGCAGTTCCGATGTCGTAGTGATGACTTATTAGGGCACTATGCTGATGAAATAATGTATCAAGTAAAATTAATGGAATCATTATCACTTACGGATGATGAATTTAATTATTTATCTGACATTCCTTTTTTTAAATCTGACTATTTAAATTGGCTTAAAAATTGGCACTTTAATAGTGATTTACTCACCATTAAAAACGAAGATGGCATGCTTGAAATTTCGATTGAAGGTAAATGGTTAGATGTTATTTTATGGGAAGTCCCCTTACTTGCGGTAATCAGTGAAATTGTACATAAGGCTCGTTCTCCACAAATTGGCGTACCGGAGGCCATTGCCAGGCTGAAAGATAAATTAGCTCAATTTAATGAAAAAACGGCTAATATGGATAAGTCTGATTTTAATTTAATGGATTTTGGTACGCGTCGGCGTTATTCGTTTGCGGTGCAAGAAGCCGTTGTTAGCTATTTGAAAGATAATTTTGAAAATTTTCATAGCACCAGCAACTATTTACTTGCTTATCGTTTGGGGTTAACGCCTGTTGGAACACAAGCTCATGAATGGTTTCAAGCGCATCAACGATTAAGTCCAATTTTGAAAGATTGCCAAAAAGATGCGCTTCGAGTTTGGTTAGACGAGTATCCTCATGATTTAGATATTGCTTTAACTGATTGTATTACCATGGATGCTTTTTTGCGTGATTTCGATCATCACTTTGCTTCTTGTTATCAAGGTCTTCGTCATGATTCGGGGGACTCTATTGAATGGGGTGAAAAGGCGATTAAACATTATCAAAAATTAGGGATAGATCCTAAGACTAAATTACTTGTTTTTTCTGATAGTTTAAATTTTGATAAAGCTATTAAAATTTATAACCATTTTAATCATCGAGTAAAACTGTCATTTGGTATAGGTGGTTTTTTGGCGTGTGATATTCCTTCAACTGAAGTGAATACCAAAGCATTGAATATTGTAATTAAATTAACGCAATGCAATAATCAATCTGTAGCTAAATTATCTGACAGTCCAGGTAAAACAATATCTCAAGATTTAAATTTTATTGATGAGTTAAAACGAACTTTCAACGTTAAATATTAA
- the pepN gene encoding aminopeptidase N yields MNTKTAELQPIAKYRLDYKAPDFTITDIDLDFDLAADITTVIARSRVVKKNKQAKDLILDGEDLKLISININEQPWQDYQITKTGLIIQNVPSEFILTIVNDIKPIDNTGLEGLYVSGEALCTQCEAEGFRHITYYLDRPDVLARFSTRITANKQNYPYLLSNGNRIAQGELADGRHWVQWQDPFPKPAYLFALVAGDFDILRDQFTTQSNRKVDLEIYVDKGNLDRSHWAMASLKNSMRWDETRFGLEYDLDIFMIVAVDFFNMGAMENKGLNIFNSKYILAKPETATDTDYLGIEGVVGHEYFHNWTGNRVTCRDWFQLSLKEGLTVFRDQEFSADMGSRAVKRIDDVKLMRTVQFAEDASPMSHPIRPDQVIEMNNFYTVTVYEKGAEVIRMMHTLLGEDKFQAGMKLYFERHDGSAATCDDFVAAMQDASGIDLTQFKLWYSQSGTPELMVTDSYDPKNQQYTLTVEQHTPATQDQAEKQALHIPLDIELYQHNGQVMTLQYQGKPIHHVLNLTQPKQQFIFDHINEKPIISLLRDFSAPVKLTYDYLDDDLIFLMQHATNAFSRYDASQMLLAKYVRLNVVNYQENRELTLPESVLDAFRAVLLSETTDPALIAQILTLPSENELANLFKVIDPAAIYQVRQFLLSRFANELNDELNAVYFNNKAVDYHIEHIDIAKRSLKNCCLTLLAYADNKSHANTLVSQQYYQANNMTDCLAALTVAVKTQLDCSNELLTDFDEKWHQDGLVMDKWLSLNATSPDTEVLSTVKKLLTHRSFSMSNPNRIRALIGAFVNNNLVAFHAQDGSGYHFLVEILTELNQKNPQVAARLIDPLIRLKRYDEKRQQQMRTALETLLKLDNLSKDLYEKISKALTA; encoded by the coding sequence ATGAATACCAAAACAGCGGAATTACAACCCATTGCCAAATATCGTCTTGATTATAAAGCACCAGATTTTACTATTACTGACATCGATCTTGATTTTGATTTAGCAGCTGACATCACGACAGTCATAGCTCGCAGTCGTGTTGTGAAAAAAAACAAGCAAGCAAAAGATCTCATTTTAGATGGCGAAGACCTTAAGCTCATTTCGATCAATATTAACGAACAACCATGGCAAGACTATCAAATTACTAAAACAGGGTTAATCATTCAAAACGTTCCAAGTGAATTTATACTCACCATAGTTAACGACATTAAACCAATTGATAATACGGGATTAGAAGGACTATATGTTTCGGGTGAAGCGCTATGTACTCAATGTGAAGCTGAGGGATTTAGACATATTACCTATTATCTTGATCGACCTGATGTCCTTGCTCGATTTTCAACTCGAATTACCGCCAATAAACAAAACTACCCTTACCTACTTTCTAATGGTAACCGTATTGCACAAGGTGAACTTGCTGATGGACGTCACTGGGTTCAATGGCAAGACCCTTTTCCTAAACCAGCCTACCTATTTGCTTTAGTTGCAGGTGATTTCGACATCTTAAGAGATCAATTTACCACTCAATCTAATCGTAAAGTTGATTTAGAAATTTATGTCGATAAAGGTAATTTAGACCGTTCACATTGGGCTATGGCCAGCTTAAAAAATTCTATGCGCTGGGATGAAACACGTTTTGGATTAGAATACGATTTGGATATTTTTATGATTGTCGCCGTTGATTTTTTCAATATGGGAGCAATGGAAAATAAAGGTCTGAATATCTTTAATTCCAAATATATATTAGCCAAACCAGAAACTGCAACCGATACGGACTATTTAGGAATAGAAGGTGTCGTTGGTCACGAATATTTTCATAATTGGACCGGTAATCGCGTCACTTGTCGAGATTGGTTCCAACTTAGCTTAAAGGAAGGATTAACGGTATTTCGCGATCAAGAATTTAGTGCTGATATGGGTTCAAGAGCCGTTAAGCGGATTGATGATGTAAAATTAATGCGCACAGTACAGTTTGCTGAAGATGCAAGTCCGATGTCACACCCTATTCGACCTGACCAAGTCATTGAGATGAATAATTTTTACACAGTAACCGTATATGAAAAAGGTGCTGAAGTTATCCGTATGATGCATACCTTATTAGGAGAAGACAAATTTCAAGCTGGTATGAAGCTCTATTTTGAGCGTCATGACGGTAGTGCAGCAACATGTGATGATTTTGTAGCTGCTATGCAAGATGCATCGGGAATCGACTTAACTCAATTTAAATTATGGTATAGCCAATCAGGAACACCTGAATTAATGGTTACTGACAGTTATGACCCCAAAAATCAGCAGTATACTTTAACTGTTGAACAACATACCCCTGCAACTCAAGATCAAGCAGAAAAACAAGCGCTGCATATTCCACTAGATATTGAATTATATCAACATAATGGCCAAGTGATGACACTACAATATCAAGGAAAACCCATTCACCATGTGTTAAATCTGACGCAGCCTAAACAGCAATTTATTTTTGACCATATTAATGAAAAACCAATTATTTCACTACTACGAGATTTTTCAGCGCCAGTTAAATTGACTTATGATTATCTAGACGATGATCTGATTTTCTTGATGCAACATGCTACTAATGCTTTTAGCCGTTATGATGCATCCCAAATGTTATTGGCAAAATATGTTCGTTTAAATGTCGTAAATTACCAAGAAAATCGTGAATTAACATTACCAGAATCCGTATTAGATGCCTTTAGGGCAGTATTATTATCAGAAACAACTGATCCAGCTCTAATTGCACAAATTTTAACTTTACCGTCTGAAAACGAATTAGCCAATTTATTTAAGGTCATCGATCCAGCCGCTATTTATCAAGTTCGTCAATTTTTATTAAGCCGTTTTGCCAACGAACTGAACGACGAACTCAATGCGGTTTATTTTAATAATAAAGCTGTTGACTATCATATTGAACATATAGATATTGCTAAGCGATCTCTTAAAAACTGCTGTTTAACTTTATTAGCCTATGCTGATAATAAATCCCATGCAAACACATTAGTAAGTCAGCAATACTATCAAGCAAATAACATGACTGATTGCTTAGCGGCTTTAACTGTAGCAGTTAAAACGCAACTCGATTGCTCCAATGAATTGTTAACTGATTTTGATGAAAAATGGCATCAAGATGGTTTGGTAATGGACAAATGGTTATCCCTCAATGCAACAAGTCCTGATACCGAGGTGCTATCAACTGTGAAGAAATTATTAACTCACCGTTCATTTTCAATGAGTAACCCAAATCGGATCCGTGCATTAATTGGTGCTTTTGTGAATAATAACCTTGTTGCTTTTCATGCACAAGACGGCAGTGGGTATCATTTCTTAGTTGAGATTTTAACTGAGTTAAACCAAAAAAACCCACAAGTTGCTGCTAGATTAATTGATCCACTGATTCGATTAAAACGTTATGACGAAAAACGACAACAACAGATGCGAACAGCGCTTGAAACATTACTAAAACTTGATAATCTTTCTAAAGATTTATATGAAAAAATCAGTAAAGCCTTAACGGCATAA
- a CDS encoding rhodanese-like domain-containing protein, translated as MTTTIKSITPVELAQKIEASEELFLLDVREPNEVDICSINGSTHIPMNLIPLYLDKIPDGIDIVIYCHRGVRSLNVANYLVENGFDAQNLYNLTGGIDAWASVIDNQMIRY; from the coding sequence ATGACAACGACCATAAAATCAATTACACCTGTGGAACTAGCACAGAAAATAGAGGCATCTGAAGAATTATTCTTACTTGATGTTCGTGAACCTAATGAAGTCGACATATGCAGCATTAATGGGTCAACACACATTCCAATGAATCTTATTCCATTATATTTAGATAAAATTCCAGATGGTATCGATATCGTTATTTATTGCCACCGTGGTGTAAGAAGTTTAAATGTTGCGAATTATTTAGTCGAAAATGGCTTTGATGCCCAAAACCTATATAATCTCACAGGTGGAATTGATGCTTGGGCATCAGTTATAGATAATCAGATGATAAGATATTAA
- a CDS encoding MetQ/NlpA family ABC transporter substrate-binding protein: MKKCLIKQKLFKYLSLVFIICSAFFINACNDSSKQTDNQTKKEISMGVSPGPYNDLFKDAVKPILESEGYKVKLINFPHLLESDVALSEGSIDLTVAQHTAYMDVFNSQRKANLKPVVHVPSVPAAIFSNKYTSLDQVFAGAKVAIPQDASNAARSYNLLEKTGWIKLKDNADPIIVSKNDIAQNIAGIEIIEMDSANIPRVMNEVDFAVIPGSIVYSANIDSSKALLLETIIPDLEIMVVVNGGNENSQWAQDIKRIYQSQQFKDYMKAHNQNGYWVMPKE, encoded by the coding sequence ATGAAAAAATGTTTAATCAAACAAAAATTGTTTAAATACCTATCACTTGTTTTCATCATATGTTCAGCATTTTTTATAAATGCTTGTAATGACTCATCCAAGCAAACCGATAATCAAACGAAAAAAGAGATCAGTATGGGGGTATCGCCCGGTCCCTATAATGATCTGTTTAAAGATGCCGTTAAGCCAATATTGGAATCAGAAGGTTATAAGGTTAAATTGATCAATTTCCCACATTTGCTTGAATCGGATGTAGCTTTAAGCGAAGGAAGTATTGATTTAACCGTCGCTCAGCATACTGCTTATATGGATGTTTTTAATAGTCAACGCAAAGCAAATTTAAAGCCTGTGGTTCATGTTCCATCTGTACCAGCTGCCATATTTTCGAATAAATATACCTCATTAGATCAAGTGTTTGCGGGCGCTAAAGTTGCGATCCCACAAGATGCATCAAATGCTGCCCGTTCTTATAACTTATTAGAAAAAACAGGTTGGATTAAGTTGAAAGACAATGCAGATCCGATCATCGTTAGCAAAAATGATATCGCTCAAAATATTGCCGGGATTGAGATTATTGAAATGGATTCAGCGAACATACCCCGTGTAATGAATGAGGTTGATTTTGCGGTAATACCAGGAAGTATCGTTTATTCAGCTAACATTGACTCAAGTAAAGCGTTACTTTTAGAAACCATTATTCCTGATTTAGAAATTATGGTTGTTGTAAACGGTGGCAATGAAAATAGTCAGTGGGCTCAAGATATTAAGCGTATTTATCAATCCCAACAATTCAAAGATTATATGAAAGCACATAATCAAAATGGTTATTGGGTAATGCCTAAGGAATAA
- a CDS encoding amidohydrolase — translation MSQTIANTIHQLFVELHQNPELSNQEFETTKRLKSYLQKANIRILELGAKTGVIAEIGSGSPVLALRADIDALPIKEQTTCDYRSRNPDVMHACGHDVHASILMGAAYLLKAHENDLKGTIRLLFQPAEENFSGALHFIEIGALNGVDAIVGQHNNPNLSINQMASCAGPFSANVDRIEITVKGVGAHAARPETGVDPIVVGAQIVNAIQTISSRSISGLDAVIVSITKFQGGNTWNVIPETVEMEGTVRTLTPKIRARVKQQLTIITENIASALGAQAELRWFDGPPSIINDAKWVEFAKQVAQQQNYEIVDFKPQLGGEDFAHYLHHVPGAFINLGSQSSYAVHHPKFQINRDMIMPAVKYLSELAQQALIQLAQNKKPAVNHD, via the coding sequence ATGAGTCAAACTATCGCAAATACTATTCATCAGCTTTTTGTCGAATTACACCAAAATCCTGAACTTTCTAATCAGGAATTTGAAACCACAAAACGATTAAAATCTTATTTACAAAAAGCCAATATCCGCATTTTAGAATTAGGAGCTAAAACGGGAGTGATAGCAGAAATTGGCTCAGGTTCACCAGTGCTAGCATTACGTGCTGATATTGATGCATTGCCTATCAAAGAACAAACTACTTGTGACTACCGCTCAAGAAATCCAGATGTGATGCATGCCTGTGGTCACGATGTACATGCCTCTATTTTAATGGGAGCAGCTTATTTACTAAAAGCACATGAAAACGATTTAAAAGGAACAATTCGTCTACTGTTTCAGCCTGCTGAAGAAAACTTTAGTGGTGCGTTACATTTTATTGAAATCGGCGCATTAAATGGTGTTGATGCAATAGTAGGGCAACATAATAATCCCAATTTATCCATAAATCAGATGGCATCCTGTGCCGGACCGTTTTCTGCTAACGTCGACCGTATTGAAATTACTGTTAAAGGTGTGGGCGCACATGCAGCAAGACCAGAAACCGGTGTTGATCCTATTGTTGTTGGTGCTCAAATAGTGAATGCCATTCAAACCATATCGAGTCGCAGTATCAGCGGATTAGATGCAGTTATTGTAAGTATAACCAAATTTCAGGGTGGAAATACCTGGAATGTAATTCCCGAAACAGTAGAAATGGAAGGAACGGTTAGAACGCTCACCCCTAAAATTAGAGCTAGAGTTAAACAGCAGTTAACAATTATTACTGAAAATATTGCTTCTGCCCTAGGCGCACAAGCTGAGCTGCGCTGGTTTGATGGCCCACCTTCAATTATCAATGATGCCAAATGGGTGGAATTTGCCAAACAAGTGGCTCAGCAGCAAAATTATGAAATTGTTGATTTTAAACCTCAATTAGGTGGCGAAGATTTTGCTCATTACTTACATCATGTTCCAGGCGCTTTTATTAACCTTGGTTCACAAAGTTCTTATGCTGTGCATCATCCTAAATTTCAAATTAATCGAGATATGATAATGCCTGCGGTTAAATATTTATCTGAACTTGCCCAACAAGCACTCATCCAATTAGCACAAAATAAAAAGCCGGCGGTAAACCATGATTAA
- a CDS encoding methionine ABC transporter ATP-binding protein, with amino-acid sequence MIKFECVSKQYERNGITTQALNNINLTIAKGDIYGIIGYSGAGKSTLVRLINFLERPTQGNVFIQNQSLNQLSSKDLRLVRRKIGMIFQHFNLLESKTVFENVAIPLVLIKKDKQTIKRKVRELLEFVGLSDKANSHPKELSGGQKQRIGIARALANDPDILLCDEATSALDPQTTQAILDLIRKINEKYKITVVLITHEMSVIERICHKVAVMEKGRIIEHGNVLDVFGYPKHHTTQNFVSSVINDQIPSGVIENLLKIEENKNNIKLFKLEFLGRSASEPVINSLILQQKVIVNILFAHMSEIEKTVLGSMFVQLKGDDNHIKEAVHYLRERDVQVTEIKQWEIN; translated from the coding sequence ATGATTAAATTTGAATGTGTATCAAAACAATACGAGCGTAATGGCATTACTACCCAAGCATTAAATAATATCAACCTAACCATAGCAAAGGGTGATATTTATGGCATTATTGGTTATAGCGGGGCAGGAAAAAGTACACTTGTTCGTTTAATTAATTTTCTTGAAAGGCCCACTCAAGGCAATGTCTTTATTCAAAATCAATCACTCAACCAATTATCTAGTAAAGATTTACGCCTAGTTCGTCGAAAAATCGGTATGATCTTTCAACATTTTAATTTACTCGAGTCGAAAACTGTATTTGAAAATGTCGCCATTCCGTTAGTTCTAATCAAAAAAGATAAACAAACGATTAAACGAAAAGTGAGGGAACTTTTAGAATTTGTGGGATTAAGTGATAAAGCTAATAGTCATCCTAAAGAGCTATCAGGTGGACAAAAACAACGCATAGGTATAGCGCGAGCTTTAGCTAACGATCCTGATATACTGTTGTGCGACGAAGCCACATCTGCGCTTGATCCACAAACCACCCAAGCCATTTTAGATTTAATAAGAAAAATCAATGAAAAATATAAAATAACCGTCGTATTAATCACTCATGAGATGAGTGTGATTGAACGAATTTGTCACAAAGTTGCCGTAATGGAAAAAGGCAGAATTATTGAGCATGGTAATGTGCTTGATGTATTTGGCTATCCGAAACACCATACCACCCAAAATTTTGTCAGCTCTGTGATAAACGATCAAATCCCAAGTGGGGTAATTGAAAATCTATTAAAGATTGAGGAAAACAAAAATAATATCAAATTATTCAAATTGGAGTTTTTAGGACGTTCAGCCTCTGAACCCGTCATTAACTCACTCATATTACAACAAAAAGTCATCGTGAATATTTTATTTGCCCATATGTCAGAAATCGAAAAAACGGTTTTAGGCAGTATGTTTGTTCAATTAAAAGGAGATGATAACCACATTAAAGAAGCGGTACACTATCTACGTGAACGTGATGTTCAAGTGACCGAAATAAAACAATGGGAGATCAACTAA
- a CDS encoding methionine ABC transporter permease yields the protein MQILNNILSYLSTTFATTVTSDQFVQASYETLIMVVCSLILGSLIGIPLGICLVTTRPSGLLENRRVYRVINPMINLVRSLPFIILLVAILPLTKFIVGSSIGTTAAIVPLTFYVAPYIARLVENSLLDVKSGIIEAAQAMGATPIQIIWHFMLPEAFSSLLLTLTTATIGLIGATAMAGAIGAGGIGDLAVSYGYQRFDTTVTYICVFILVIVIQFVQSTGNYLARKARHE from the coding sequence ATGCAAATATTAAATAATATATTGAGTTATTTAAGCACGACTTTTGCCACAACGGTCACTTCTGATCAGTTTGTACAAGCCTCTTACGAAACATTGATTATGGTCGTGTGTTCTTTAATATTGGGCTCATTAATTGGCATTCCGCTAGGTATCTGTTTAGTCACAACTCGTCCTTCAGGTCTGCTTGAAAACAGACGGGTATACCGGGTTATCAACCCAATGATAAATTTAGTCCGTTCCTTGCCATTTATCATTTTGCTTGTGGCAATTTTGCCTTTAACAAAGTTTATTGTCGGTAGCTCAATTGGCACCACAGCTGCAATTGTCCCACTGACTTTTTATGTCGCCCCTTACATAGCTCGATTAGTGGAAAATTCGTTATTAGATGTAAAAAGCGGTATTATTGAAGCAGCCCAAGCCATGGGCGCAACACCTATCCAAATAATTTGGCACTTTATGTTACCTGAAGCTTTTAGCTCATTACTTTTAACGCTTACAACCGCCACAATTGGATTAATTGGAGCTACCGCTATGGCAGGTGCTATTGGTGCTGGGGGTATCGGCGATTTAGCGGTTTCATATGGTTATCAACGTTTTGACACCACAGTGACTTATATTTGCGTCTTTATTTTGGTTATTGTCATTCAATTTGTCCAAAGTACGGGTAACTACTTAGCCCGTAAGGCACGCCATGAATAG
- the mlaF gene encoding phospholipid ABC transporter ATP-binding protein MlaF, whose product MSFYRGTRPIYKNMSLTVPKGKITAIMGPSGIGKTTLLRLIGGQLKPQTGQILFDGEDIPTMSRARLYEVRKRMSMLFQSGALFTDLSVFDNVAYPLREHLRLPEPVLHNLVLMKLQSVGLRGAANMMPSELSGGMARRAALARAIALDPDLIMFDEPFAGQDPISMGVIVKLISEINQSLGLTCIVVSHDVNEVLSIADYAYIVAEQHIIAGGTSEQLRDNNDLRVKQFLEGLADGPVPFHYPANDYKSDLCRGIK is encoded by the coding sequence ATGTCTTTTTATCGTGGAACGCGACCTATTTATAAAAATATGAGTTTGACCGTTCCAAAAGGTAAAATAACCGCTATTATGGGACCTTCTGGAATTGGTAAAACTACACTATTAAGACTGATTGGTGGACAATTAAAACCACAAACAGGACAGATTTTATTTGATGGTGAAGACATACCCACCATGTCCCGCGCAAGGCTATATGAAGTACGCAAACGCATGAGCATGCTATTTCAATCAGGCGCATTATTTACTGACCTATCAGTATTTGATAATGTTGCTTATCCACTGCGTGAACATCTTAGATTACCTGAGCCAGTATTACATAATTTGGTATTAATGAAGTTACAATCCGTAGGACTTCGTGGTGCGGCAAACATGATGCCATCAGAATTATCTGGAGGGATGGCTAGGCGAGCTGCATTAGCTAGAGCGATTGCACTTGATCCAGATTTAATCATGTTTGATGAACCTTTTGCTGGGCAAGATCCCATTTCAATGGGTGTAATAGTTAAGCTTATTTCTGAAATCAACCAATCCTTAGGCTTAACATGCATTGTGGTCAGTCATGATGTAAATGAAGTATTGAGTATAGCCGATTACGCCTACATTGTAGCAGAACAGCATATTATCGCTGGAGGTACCTCAGAGCAACTACGTGACAATAACGATTTACGAGTCAAACAATTCTTGGAAGGACTTGCTGATGGACCTGTGCCTTTTCATTATCCTGCTAATGATTACAAATCGGACCTATGTAGAGGGATAAAATAA
- the mlaE gene encoding lipid asymmetry maintenance ABC transporter permease subunit MlaE — MLNLLEKIGQWLINVIALIGRSGMMLFGALIGQPQFKKQFPLLIKQFYFVGVQSLSIIIVSGLFIGMVLALQGYFILTTFGAEASLGMLVALALLRELGPVVAGLLFAGRAGSALTAEIGLMKATEQLSSMEMMAIDPLRRIIAPRFWAGFFSMPFLTAIFVAVGIIGGVLVGVDWKGIDAGFFWSSIQSNVDWWHDLGNCFIKSFAFAIASTWIALFNGYDCVPTSEGISRATTNTVVYSSLVILGLDFILTALMFSN; from the coding sequence ATGTTGAATTTACTCGAGAAAATTGGGCAATGGTTGATTAATGTGATCGCCCTAATTGGCCGATCAGGAATGATGCTATTTGGTGCATTGATTGGTCAGCCTCAATTTAAAAAACAATTCCCATTACTGATCAAACAATTCTATTTTGTTGGTGTTCAATCACTATCCATTATTATCGTGTCAGGTCTGTTTATCGGCATGGTACTAGCGTTACAAGGTTACTTTATTTTAACAACATTTGGTGCTGAAGCCAGTTTAGGGATGTTGGTTGCATTGGCATTATTACGAGAGCTAGGACCTGTTGTTGCGGGACTGCTTTTTGCCGGTCGTGCAGGTTCTGCTTTAACAGCTGAAATTGGTCTTATGAAAGCAACCGAGCAATTATCGAGTATGGAAATGATGGCAATCGATCCGTTACGCCGAATTATCGCTCCACGGTTCTGGGCAGGATTTTTCAGCATGCCTTTTTTAACAGCGATTTTTGTTGCGGTCGGCATCATAGGTGGCGTATTAGTTGGTGTTGATTGGAAAGGGATTGACGCAGGATTCTTTTGGTCATCCATACAAAGTAATGTCGATTGGTGGCATGATTTAGGTAACTGTTTTATTAAAAGTTTCGCATTTGCTATTGCGAGCACTTGGATTGCACTTTTTAATGGATACGATTGTGTACCAACATCGGAAGGAATTAGTCGGGCAACAACTAATACAGTTGTTTATTCATCATTGGTTATTTTGGGGTTAGATTTTATTTTAACCGCATTAATGTTTAGTAATTGA
- the mlaD gene encoding outer membrane lipid asymmetry maintenance protein MlaD — protein sequence MSRKVEITVGLFMVLVIVSVLFLCFRVTDPTSFISHNSYRVYAQFDNIGGLKVRSPIKIGGVVIGRVSNISLKATNNEDYKPWVTMDLDTQYNKIPKLSALSIKTSGLLGEQFIDINFGLDQSIEYDVDALDAPTSLPSKDSHNKEDINPYLEDGSIIYNTKPAVVIEDLIGQFLYSAGGSSDKDKKQDTNDNKE from the coding sequence ATGAGTCGTAAAGTAGAAATTACAGTGGGATTATTTATGGTGCTGGTTATTGTCTCAGTACTATTCTTATGCTTTAGAGTAACTGACCCAACATCGTTTATCAGTCATAATTCGTATAGAGTTTATGCGCAATTTGATAATATTGGTGGTTTAAAAGTACGCTCACCAATTAAAATTGGTGGTGTTGTTATTGGCCGTGTCAGTAATATAAGTTTAAAAGCTACGAACAATGAAGACTATAAACCTTGGGTAACCATGGATTTAGACACCCAATATAATAAAATTCCAAAATTAAGTGCACTTTCAATTAAAACATCAGGTCTATTAGGTGAACAATTTATCGATATTAACTTTGGATTAGATCAAAGCATAGAATACGATGTTGATGCTTTAGATGCACCGACATCTTTACCAAGTAAGGACAGTCATAATAAAGAAGATATCAATCCTTATCTTGAAGATGGCTCTATTATCTATAACACAAAGCCAGCAGTAGTCATTGAAGATTTAATTGGACAATTTTTATATAGTGCCGGTGGATCATCAGATAAAGATAAAAAACAAGATACTAATGACAATAAGGAGTAA